Genomic window (Vitis riparia cultivar Riparia Gloire de Montpellier isolate 1030 chromosome 4, EGFV_Vit.rip_1.0, whole genome shotgun sequence):
ttcaaattctaatttttatgtcttgtttaattttaaaaggtcTTGTTGACATGGAAGCTGACTTGTTGTTGACTTGGAGACATTGAGGGGCAATCTGGGAAGGGAAAATGTAAACAGGACATAATacatgagaaaaatattattttccccATTAACAAGAAAATCTCATAATTCATACACTGGGGttccaataatatatataattttcaaatcacATGATGAAAACACAAGTTTCCTTCGTTTTTTTGGTGACAAAACAATGGAGGCACTGAGCATCCAATATTTTTGGTGACAATGCATTATTTGGtattgttgatgatatgttatatatagtaaaaaaaatactcaagTGATTGTCCAAAAATCACTTTGAATCACTtggacttttaaaatttattttcaaaaatagttaaataCTTAATacttgtttgaaaaatatttttaaaatagttttaaaaaatagttttttaaaacaattttaaaaattagtctttggtatttttagaaataaaattgagtttgaaaactgaattttaaaaaaccgtttttattttcaaatacaataaaaacatgttttgttgGTTGATTGAATGCTACTTGGATTAGTAGCATGAGGTCTCCGTCCCTTCCTCTGGTAATcgtttttttcttgcttttaaatttgtttttttttttctcttattataCCAAAATGTTTTCAATCCCATACTCCATACCCACaaaataagatacaaaaaaaatgttgggGATGGGAGGAGCGAGAGAGAAAGCAAAATGCAAAACTAAATGGGGAAAACTTCACTCAAGCTCCATCAtataacaattgaaaacaaatgcttaaatcatcataaaaaataattgtacagtcgtgtttttttagtgttttatatGTTCTCGAGTACAAAAATCGGTTTttagaaatactttttaaacATGTCCCTTGTTTTTataagaaagtgtttttaagtattataatgCGTTTCTAACTTCATTCAAAGTCAATTATAAACGATTCTACATCATCagaaatattattaacatattttttaaatttatatttgaacaCTAAcactatgtttgattccaagaaaatattaaataaaaacaatagaaaaaataaaataaatgaaataactataaaataatatataaaattattaaaaataattaaaaataaaatgtaaaaattatttattaacttaaaaaaaaaattctttcattttttttatcttttactttttctctgtTGTGCTTGGTTCATGAGAAAATGAATtggaagatatttttaatttatatgtattgattttatgaaattaaattaaaaatcaaatcaacatCACACTTTTTGTTGCCTCTAGCAAGTAGAGTGAACGGACCGTCAATCACTGAGTTGGGCTTCATGGACTGGAGCCAGGTTGAGCCCAATAATCCAGCAATGTTTCATTGGGTATTTTAACTTGTAACCAATATGTGTCCGTCTCCTCCCACAAAACCCCACTCTTTCGATTGCCTTGTCTTCAAACAAGGTGTTGCGAGTTCGAAATCCACATCAAATATCACGCGCAGGTAGACCAGCAGCAACGACATGGGCGAAGGCAGAGAGGGAGATTGGGAGTGCAGCGGATGCAGAAACAGAAACTACGCCTTCAGATCCTTCTGCAACCGATGCAAGCAGCCTCGCCTCCTCGTCGACACCAAAACCCCCCGCCGATTCTAAATGGCTTCCTCGCATCGGAGATTGGATCTGCACCGGTTagctctcttttctttcttttcttttttcttttttactctcCCTCTATGTGTTTGTTTTGGAATTTTGAGTTTTGTGGGATTTATTGGACAAGGTTGCATCCACGGGATCTGTTGATTTGGATGGTGTTGTTTTTGTGGAATTAGAGTTTTAGGGTTTTGAGTGTTTCGAGACTTGTTTTGCCGCAAACCCAAATGAAGGATTTGATCGTGCTTAATCTTCTGTTTCCAATTCTAGGTGAATCTTTTTTGTCTTCAAAATGATTGTAAcagtaaaaattaaatgattctTGAAAATTGTTCCCACTGTCGGAAATGAAAtagggaaaacaaaatcatcatattCAAAAACTGTTCACAACTTTTTGGTCATTAGATCCTTTATGGTTTCCGATTGTTAAAGTTATtctgttttctatatttttacatttcctaaaaataaccccatttcaaaaaaaaaaaattattaaagaagtTCTTCAAAACGCTATGAACACTGGGAGTGGATAAATGGCTGTGAGAGTAGCCCTCTCTTAACCTTTTATGACATTGTATGTGTCCAAAAACTGATCCCAATTCTTCTATTGCTTGATAAGTACTTATAACTTTTACCCACACGAAATATTTTGTGGCTGTCTTGAATGGAACAACTACAAACTAACTTTAATAACACTGTTGTGAGAATGAGCTAAACATTTTTTTGATTCTTGAATTTTATAGTtgttaatttatcaaaaaatttagTTGTTTAGAAGCCCTCTAGCATCCTCGTAAAAAAGACAAGTCCTTGGTTGATTGTGTTTAGGTGCATGAGATCTTTTAAAGCTATAAAGCTTTAATGGCtccattattaattattattagatcATTTATTGGAATATTGCTTTATGTGGAAATCTTAATAAGCTTCCGAAAAAGGGCCCGGCCCTTCAAATATTCTTATTGTTGCTAATTCATAAATTAGGTATATAAACACAGGCATTTGAAAGCCTAATGCAATCATGAATTGTTATCTTACCACAAAATTGGGTACTATAGTAGAAGAAAAATGTTGCTTTAGTTATTCACACATTTACTGGCTTTAAAAGttccttattttttgttaaatctttagaatttatttttattgggaaCTTAATGAATCTGAACAAGAGTGCCATTGGTTAGTCATACTTTCGATTTGCCACCCATGCTTTTTAACTGTTTTCCATATCAATAATTTGATACATGTGCAGTGCTTTAGTGAACAAAAGCATGATCTATTCTTGTCTTTTCTTCTTATCAATGGAGCTACCTATATGATATGCacatttttttgtcaaattgaGATTAGGAACTTGCTATCAATTAGGTTGAGTGGTTTGTGTTTTTTGTATGTGTATTTTGGTCTGGGATGGGCTGGTTGGTGTGCGTATACTTGGCTTCCTTTTCCTCTCCCTGGCTGGATTCTGGGTTGGGTGTGTATGGCAATGGATCAATAGGTTGCACTAACAACAATTATGCGTCACGAGAAAAGTGCAAAAAGTGCGGACAACCAAAGGAGATAGCAGCAATGCCAGCGATTGCAATGCCTGGAGCTTCTCTCCCAACTTATGCGCATTATTTTGCCAGGGCGCAAGGAGGACCCGAACAAAAGATGAACATTGGATTAATGGGCAACGGTGCTCTTCAGCAGCCACTTCCTTTGAGCTCAACCTGGTCTGTAGGAGGTCCTGATAAATATGGAGGCCAACCAGCTCCAACATGGCCCCTAGGTGGAAACCCTAGTCCTGCACTTCCATTTCCAAACCATGCAAATCAGCTCCTTATGGTTCCTAAAGGATGGCGCAATGGTGACTGGATATGCAACTGTGGCTTCCATAATTATTCTTCTCGTGCACAGGTACACCCAAGCTATCCGGACATCTAATGAGTTGAAATTCTTAAAAACTGAGAACAAATTCTGTAAGGCTCCAGTGGGCTGTTTCTTCACATTATTTACATATCTGATCTTGCTTTTGTTTATTTGCAGTGCAAAAAATGCAATGCTTCAATGCCACCAGGTACACCCTCTTCTCTGGGCATGGAAATCACTCCTTTGCATAACTGTTGTATTATGGCTATGGATTATTTGTATGTATAAGCTAAGAAACAATGTTATTAATGGTTAATGCTCTAtgtacctatcaaaaaaattaatggttaATGCTCTTTTTGGATCCTCCAAAAGAgtagggaaaggaaaaaaaaatgcaggaaCCGTAacttttcttgtttggtttacCATTGAGAATATAAAGGAAATCAAAACAggattaaaatcattttaaaacttgaacatttctaaattctttactttttaaaggGGGAATAGAAGTGTAGAAGAGAATCCAAGAAAGATATATTGAATTCTAActcatcttttattttcctacgcttcttttgttcctttcctttctctcaATCTTTCCATGATCCATATGAAGGTCCAAAATGTTCAATTTTGTccttgattatttatttatttgtttcacTTTGCTTTACCATGTTACCTTGCCATTTTTAGAGATATGATAACATTGCTTACCAGTCAGCAGAGATAGTGCATAATGTTGCTTGTTTCTTGTCATTTGtccatatataattatttattgttaGAAGTCTTCTTTTGGTTTTATCTGAAGTCCGGAGGTGTTGACTGGGGAATGTGTAATaaattcttctttatttttctttgctaAACTATGTTTGGAATGGGGAAATTTGGTGGGGGGAGAGGAAGGATTtgcttaaaaattttgaattgtgtTGTTTGGAACCACTGAAATTCATGATCGAAAGGACTTGGGAGGGAATGTTGGAGGGCTTTGAATGCATGTTTGAATTCCTCCGAAATGTGAGTATGGTTTGATGAATTTGTTTTAACACTTCAAACTTCACTCCATTTTCCTATTTTACCCTTTTATTTACAAGAATAGAGACAAGAAAAGttcaaattcattattatttaaattatttcaattgctagacaaaagaaaggaataagATCCAATTCCCTTATTTTCCTAcctattaatttaattttttttgccaAAGATTTGGTTCTAAAAGAGTGTTTATGTCTTGAAAAATGTGTTAAGAGGCAGAAGAGTGACAAGAACTGTTGTTCCAACTTCAAACTTGTGCCTGTGCTTCCTAGTTCAATAGCAACTCCTCTTCTTCAAGTTCTATCTATGGTTTCACAACTAAACATCTGTTTTCTTTTACTTAAGCTAGGGCAAATACTTTCAACCACTTCATCTTTCCTTTCATTGAAGAAGGAAAAGTGACATCCTAGACTGCTTCATCTTTCAGTTCAGGGTGGAATTCTCTTCCACACCAAGTGCATGTATTGAGCATACAATTATTCGTAGGTCCAcataatcataaaaaacaaGAATTGAGCAGGCATACAAATATTACTTGCTCACACAGAGGACAGTGATAATTTTACAAAGTTCAATGGTCACAAAACTTTCCCCACCCAACCTTACTGTTTTCTGGTAATGGCAAGTACCAACTCATATACATAGCACCTGAAATGGTTACTACtggcatttttttaaaagttttaaatgctgttctttttatttcctgTTAATCAAACTTATCATgagtattttcttttcttctaaaaaatttgGTTAACATCTAGAATGAGCCCCATAGGCTCCAACTGATTGTGTATCTTTGTTTTGGGTTATAAAGCACTTGGAATGAAGAGATTAGCATCAGAAGAGTTTGTTCGTGACTGGGATAGCAAGAGATTGAATGCTGGACATGTAAAGGATCATTTTCTGGTAtcacatgtaaaaataatgcAATTGTTATTGTAACGCGGTTTCTTAACTCTTCCATCCGCTAAATGTATAGGCAAATGGACAGCAGCCATCATACCCAGGATTTGAGCAACTGGCAGGTTCCAGTGTTGATCCAAAAGGTCTGGCTTATGCCCCCTATCCTAGTGTAACCCCAGTGGCACCTCCAAATTTGCAAGTGCCAATGCAGTTCCCACATCAAACAACAACACCTACACTCCTTGGGAAAGGGTAAGATTATGCATTCTATTTGTTTAGAATAATTGGAAAGGTTATCCATGAGAATATCTAATGCTACCATCAAGTTCGGCAACTGTGTTTATATTCACAAtccttttctttatttgtggATAAACACTTGACATGAAAAATGGTCAGGCACACCTGAAATCAGGAATAATGAAATCTGTACATTAAGTGCACGCCATATTGTGGTATGAGATTCCAAAATGTTTTTGTGCCCATGAACTCTGCAGAGCAAAGCAATGGCGTGATGGGGACTGGATGTGCACAAATTGCAACAATCATAATTTTGCATCTCGATCCCAGTGCAATAGGTTAGTACTTGATTTAATGCAGATTCAGTTGTATTTATGACTTTATTTAAAAGAGAGTCTATTTATGTCATTTAAACTCTTGGTGTAtggatattttcaaaaatttccacAAATGATCCCATCTGCACACCGTCCTGACACTCATATATATCAATAGCATGTTGTTGTCCGTTAACTGCTACTTGAATTGCAATGATTAGTTCAATGTTTATCGGCCAAACAGCGCTCCATTATACAAAGAATTGGCCGAGTTTATAGCATGGACTTTGAAGAGTATTATTGGCATTTTATATGTATATCATTTCATTTTAAGTTGCCCTCAATGTTGGaagccttttcttttctaggTGTAAAACTCAAAGAGACGCCCTCGCGCAGCCTGTCAGCGTTGCATAGCCAGTGTACTTGGAGGCTTTAAACCATCCGAAACTTCTGTTGGCATTTGTGGAGGCTTTGTTTTCGATTTTCATTATGTATCTTATTGGCGGCTACATGCTCATCTTATTCTATTGGGTTGTCAGTTCCGTTACACAGTAGCATACTTTGGACTTCATGTATGTAATTAACAGCATAATGGTTTTCAAGTGAGTGTGAGAGAGTGAGAGTCAGCTTAGTACTTCCATGTTAAAAAAGCTTGTTTTGGGTACGAACTTGTAAAATTGCTTCTTTAAGCTTGTTTCGGccacaaatttgtaaaattgCTTCTTTTTTGTGTTTATATTTCTGAAATAAGTTCATAAATCATAATGTCGccactcttttcttttttttgcctTAATAGGCATTCCATTCTTTAGGAATCACTGCATGATATTGATAACACCCTTGTCAAAATGCCTCAAAATCTGTATAAGAGGGTTTGCCCTTGTAGTTGGATTGCATGTTGATGGAGCTAATCTGATAATCCTGGTAACCCTAATCATATTTCATTGATGGCGTCTCTGACCTATAAAGAAAAACTTCTATTTATACAAAAACACAGACCTAAGGACGGTGGAGATGAATCAGGAGCCCTTGAACAAGGAGGAAGGAGAGAGAGGAGCAGAATCCAGCTGGTAAAGGTTGAGGGCAGGACCCACAAAGCGGAAGAGTATCCAAGCACCGATCACAATGAAAATGGAAGCGTAGGCAAACTTGTTGAGCCAGAAGAGCGCACCCTTCTCTCCCACGTACAGCTCTATCGCCTTCTCTGTAATGCTCATGTCCTTCCAATCTTTAGGAGGAGGTGTAGTAGAAGAAGCTTCTGCTGCCTTGTTAGCTACTCCACCATCCTGCTGTTGCATCTGTCTCCGTTTTTTCGATCCTCTTCGAAACCGGATTTCCACGGTCTCAGGCGGCGTCACTGGGGGCGGAACCGGAGGCGGCACGTCGCTGCTACTGCTGCTGTTGATGGGAGTAACTGTGAGTGATCGGAGACGATGAGGCTGAGAGCGGATGAAAATCTGGAGGTGGGGTTTTGTGAGAGAAAGGATAGGTGAGGAGGATGAAGATGATTTCGAATAGAGGAATGGGATTTGGAGGAGGTTGGTTTCCATCGCcatgaggaggaggaggaggaggaggaggaggaggaaaagCAGAAGCCAATG
Coding sequences:
- the LOC117913665 gene encoding uncharacterized protein LOC117913665; translation: MAMETNLLQIPFLYSKSSSSSSPILSLTKPHLQIFIRSQPHRLRSLTVTPINSSSSSDVPPPVPPPVTPPETVEIRFRRGSKKRRQMQQQDGGVANKAAEASSTTPPPKDWKDMSITEKAIELYVGEKGALFWLNKFAYASIFIVIGAWILFRFVGPALNLYQLDSAPLSPSSLFKGS
- the LOC117913664 gene encoding LOW QUALITY PROTEIN: uncharacterized protein LOC117913664 (The sequence of the model RefSeq protein was modified relative to this genomic sequence to represent the inferred CDS: deleted 1 base in 1 codon) is translated as MGEGREGDWECSGCRNRNYAFRSFCNRCKQPRLLVDTKTPADSKWLPRIGDWICTGCTNNNYASREKCKKCGQPKEIAAMPAIAMPGASLPTYAHYFARAQGGPEQKMNIGLMGNGALQQPLPLSSTWSVGGPDKYGGQPAPTWPLGGNPSPALPFPNHANQLLMVPKGWRNGDWICNCGFHNYSSRAQCKKCNASMPPALGMKRLASEEFVRDWDSKRLNAGHANGQQPSYPGFEQLAGSSVDPKGLAYAPYPSVTPVAPPNLQVPMQFPHQTTTPTLLGKGAKQWRDGDWMCTNCNNHNFASRSQCNRCKTQRDALAQPVSVA